One window of the Desulfuromonadales bacterium genome contains the following:
- a CDS encoding MBL fold metallo-hydrolase, producing the protein MLRVCLLASGSKGNAVYVESRDTRLLIDAGLSARELKSRLTLIGADGAGLDALLVTHEHSDHCRGLGPLARSCRLPVFVHVDTRRALPDPGRLDDLREFDDTVAFAWRDLKIEPFPITHDAVAPVGYTIESAEGKIGIATDLGIATRLVAERLKGCRVLILEANHDEEMLRDGPYPWHLKQRIRSNHGHLSNTASAQLLQELLWEGLEAVFLAHLSEANNQPGLAESCAREVLARQNLCQPQLILGCQAHPSTCFATGNA; encoded by the coding sequence GTGTTGCGGGTTTGTCTGCTGGCCAGCGGGAGCAAGGGGAACGCCGTTTATGTCGAAAGCCGGGATACCCGCCTGCTGATCGATGCAGGCCTTTCGGCCCGGGAATTGAAGTCCCGTCTGACCTTGATCGGCGCGGATGGAGCGGGACTCGACGCACTGCTGGTGACCCACGAGCACAGTGACCACTGCCGGGGTCTGGGACCGCTGGCGAGAAGCTGCCGGTTGCCGGTCTTCGTGCACGTCGACACTCGCCGGGCGTTGCCCGACCCGGGGCGGCTGGATGACCTGCGGGAGTTCGACGACACCGTGGCTTTCGCCTGGCGCGACCTGAAGATCGAACCCTTTCCCATCACCCATGACGCCGTGGCTCCGGTCGGCTACACGATCGAGTCGGCCGAGGGGAAAATAGGCATCGCCACCGATCTCGGGATTGCCACCCGGCTGGTGGCGGAGCGCCTCAAGGGGTGCCGGGTGCTGATCCTCGAGGCCAATCACGACGAGGAAATGCTGCGGGACGGCCCCTATCCCTGGCATCTGAAGCAGAGGATCCGCTCCAATCATGGACACCTCTCCAACACCGCCTCGGCGCAGCTTCTTCAGGAACTCCTCTGGGAAGGCCTCGAGGCTGTTTTTCTGGCGCATCTGAGCGAGGCCAACAACCAGCCGGGATTGGCCGAGTCCTGTGCCAGGGAAGTTCTGGCCCGGCAAAATCTCTGCCAGCCGCAGCTCATCCTGGGTTGCCAGGCCCATCCCAGTACCTGTTTCGCCACGGGGAATGCGTGA
- a CDS encoding ATP-binding protein encodes MKATLEKRILIFAFLLLTLAIAVNTGLNIEGFRRDYRDGIILRSQSLASGLRMAVENVLGLGIPLADMEGINVRCQEIVRTDPEISYALIEDAMGTPLYSSDPSFHLTNSIEFVSTVNRSTAILNFPGLGRYYDVSEPIHTADGRLAGRIRIGFPETVLDERTTKAFQRSVMILGVAFLIVFTLVVLFTRRDLIGPISRLSSIAREIAGGNFRVAVPPMTTRDFNELGAALQEMANSLQDREEKLQLGYRELEETNKELQDSYERQEKISAELGRSREMYRSLLEDASDAILVSDEEDRLVLINKAGESFFGISREQVEGRNLFSVLESLGIEDLEGQYDMHLRVLQGESQEAEIHFLHPTDHRRVIGWVRGSPVLGRDGKRMVQSIIRDVTREREIKENLEKSTRELERLNQMKDSFLGVASHELKTPLTVIIGYSELILGEMSSRVDSTVLTMAQYIADAAERLSNIVRDMIDVSMLDSRRLRLRRRRMDLNEVIRKAVKELEFFFSQRKQSLVLDLGAGLPALKCDPDRLTQVISNVVGNAIKFTPDGGTVSVSTRLAQILRPPLAEEPVTATQVRQIDSVQHPYLEIVIRDTGIGISEEDQLHVFEKFYEAGNIEEHFTGKVAFKGKGTGLGLTIVKGIIDMHCGEIWVESPGFDPNGYPGSEFHILLPLHPAVAANAEVVEGEEPLFP; translated from the coding sequence ATGAAAGCCACCCTGGAAAAGCGGATACTGATATTCGCCTTTCTGCTCCTGACATTGGCCATTGCGGTCAATACTGGGTTGAATATCGAGGGGTTCCGTCGCGATTATCGTGACGGCATCATCCTGCGCAGCCAGAGCCTGGCGTCCGGGTTGCGGATGGCTGTAGAGAACGTCCTGGGCCTCGGCATTCCCCTCGCCGACATGGAGGGAATCAACGTCCGCTGCCAGGAGATCGTCAGAACCGATCCCGAAATCAGCTATGCCCTCATCGAAGACGCGATGGGGACTCCTCTCTATTCCAGCGACCCTTCCTTTCATCTGACCAACAGTATCGAGTTCGTCTCCACTGTCAACCGATCGACCGCCATTCTGAACTTCCCGGGACTGGGGCGCTATTACGACGTTTCCGAACCGATACACACCGCCGATGGCCGCCTCGCCGGGCGGATCCGCATCGGTTTTCCTGAAACCGTTCTCGACGAGCGTACGACCAAGGCTTTCCAGCGTTCGGTCATGATTCTGGGCGTTGCCTTTCTGATTGTCTTCACTCTGGTTGTCCTGTTCACCAGGCGGGACCTGATCGGGCCGATTTCCCGACTCAGTTCGATTGCCCGCGAGATCGCCGGGGGTAATTTCAGGGTGGCCGTGCCGCCGATGACGACCCGGGATTTCAACGAGCTGGGCGCGGCCCTGCAGGAGATGGCCAATTCGTTGCAGGATCGAGAAGAAAAGCTTCAGCTCGGTTATCGCGAACTCGAGGAAACCAACAAGGAGTTGCAGGACTCCTATGAGCGCCAGGAGAAGATCAGCGCCGAGTTGGGGCGCAGCCGTGAAATGTACCGTTCACTGCTCGAGGACGCCAGCGACGCCATTCTGGTCAGTGACGAGGAAGATCGCCTGGTGCTGATCAACAAGGCCGGCGAGTCGTTTTTCGGCATCAGCCGGGAGCAGGTGGAAGGACGCAACCTGTTCTCCGTCCTGGAGTCGCTTGGCATCGAAGACCTGGAGGGGCAGTACGACATGCATCTGCGGGTCCTGCAGGGGGAATCGCAGGAGGCGGAAATCCATTTTTTGCATCCGACGGATCATCGGCGCGTCATCGGTTGGGTACGCGGTTCGCCGGTGCTCGGCCGGGACGGCAAGCGCATGGTTCAGTCCATCATCCGCGACGTCACCCGCGAACGGGAGATCAAGGAGAACCTGGAAAAGAGCACCCGGGAACTGGAGCGCCTCAACCAGATGAAGGACTCTTTCCTGGGCGTGGCCTCGCATGAGCTCAAAACGCCGCTGACGGTGATCATCGGTTACTCCGAGCTCATTCTCGGCGAGATGTCCTCCAGGGTGGACAGTACGGTGCTGACCATGGCGCAATATATTGCCGACGCGGCCGAACGGCTCTCCAACATCGTCCGCGACATGATCGACGTGTCCATGCTCGACAGCCGCCGTCTGCGCCTGCGCCGGCGGCGGATGGACCTCAACGAGGTGATCCGCAAGGCGGTCAAGGAGCTCGAGTTCTTTTTCTCCCAGCGCAAGCAGTCCCTGGTGCTCGACCTGGGGGCGGGACTGCCGGCCCTGAAGTGTGATCCCGACCGTCTGACCCAGGTCATCAGCAACGTGGTCGGCAACGCCATCAAATTCACGCCGGACGGCGGGACGGTCAGTGTCTCGACCCGTCTGGCCCAGATCCTGCGGCCACCGTTGGCGGAAGAACCCGTTACGGCAACGCAGGTGCGACAGATTGACAGTGTCCAGCACCCTTACCTGGAAATCGTCATTCGCGATACGGGAATCGGGATTTCCGAAGAAGATCAGCTCCACGTCTTCGAAAAATTTTACGAGGCGGGAAACATCGAGGAGCATTTCACCGGCAAGGTCGCCTTCAAGGGGAAGGGGACCGGCCTTGGACTCACTATCGTCAAAGGGATCATCGATATGCACTGCGGTGAAATATGGGTGGAGAGTCCGGGTTTCGATCCCAATGGGTATCCTGGCAGCGAATTCCATATTCTGTTGCCTCTGCACCCAGCGGTCGCCGCGAATGCAGAAGTCGTCGAGGGTGAAGAACCGCTTTTCCCTTGA